From Pseudosulfitobacter sp. DSM 107133, a single genomic window includes:
- a CDS encoding tyrosine-type recombinase/integrase produces the protein MKSANPFPELLRAFFQEWLAEQRSASIHTIKSYRDTWRLLLRFVAERNGVGVARVTLADVSASEVRAFLNHAEHGRKGTIGTRNCRLAAIRSFFSFVADKSPEYVAQCAEVLTIPLKRKPSAAPCYLEPGEVEAILAQPNRSTIEGMRDHVLLSLLYNSGARIQEALDLCPKAIRFEAPYCVRLYGKGRKERICPLWPETVTLLKKLLERQPRAPDERIFVNRYGEPLGASGVRYKLAAYVAAAAKTTPTLRSKHVTPHSFRHATAVHLVAAGVDITVIRSWLGHVSLDTTNHYAQANLETKRKALEQVGVPTAGNRPARWKRDADLLAWLDTL, from the coding sequence GTGAAATCGGCCAATCCGTTCCCCGAATTGTTGCGGGCCTTCTTCCAGGAATGGCTGGCAGAACAGCGCAGCGCCTCGATCCATACCATCAAGTCCTATCGGGACACTTGGCGGCTGTTGCTCCGGTTCGTCGCGGAGCGAAACGGCGTTGGTGTCGCACGGGTCACCCTGGCGGACGTCTCCGCCAGCGAGGTGCGCGCGTTCCTCAACCATGCTGAGCATGGTCGCAAGGGCACGATCGGCACGCGCAACTGTCGGCTTGCCGCGATCCGCAGCTTCTTCAGCTTCGTGGCGGACAAGAGCCCCGAATATGTCGCCCAATGCGCCGAGGTCCTCACGATCCCGCTCAAGCGCAAACCCTCTGCCGCACCCTGCTACCTTGAACCGGGAGAGGTCGAGGCCATCCTCGCGCAGCCGAACCGATCGACGATCGAAGGGATGCGAGACCATGTGCTGCTGTCGCTGCTCTATAATAGTGGTGCACGCATCCAAGAGGCGCTCGATCTCTGTCCCAAGGCGATCCGGTTCGAAGCACCGTATTGCGTGCGTCTTTACGGAAAGGGCCGAAAGGAACGTATCTGCCCGCTCTGGCCGGAAACTGTGACGTTGCTGAAGAAACTGCTGGAGCGGCAGCCGCGCGCACCCGATGAGCGCATCTTCGTCAATCGCTACGGCGAACCACTGGGAGCCTCGGGCGTGCGGTACAAGCTGGCGGCCTACGTCGCGGCGGCGGCGAAAACGACACCCACGCTTCGTTCGAAGCATGTGACGCCGCACAGCTTCCGACACGCAACGGCCGTCCACCTCGTCGCGGCGGGCGTCGACATCACCGTCATCCGAAGCTGGCTGGGACATGTCAGTCTCGACACGACCAACCACTACGCCCAGGCCAATCTCGAAACCAAGCGAAAGGCGCTCGAACAGGTCGGCGTTCCGACAGCAGGAAATCGACCCGCGCGATGGAAACGTGACGCGGACCTGCTCGCCTGGCTCGATACCCTCTGA
- a CDS encoding tyrosine-type recombinase/integrase, whose product MSAWHDPDHTVVEDFLRTSRFGQRSSYTYRSILRSFEDVARRHSAVDRQMLEDWLGEMATRWKLSTLLNQVCIVDRFLDYLVQNELIPGNPVAELRRQHNIKQNKPIWRALASSNPDEALAGLYRPAPYGSVLGGVMRDHVALMRNRGYQYEAQAHWLLRFDRFLQSHPELADESLETMLSHWAAAKSTRNHAAECQKLGRILTKARHRLDPNIPPKRFNPRPEREVAREHRRPHIFSPVDIRHMLDVARRYPSPHAPLRPKTLYTMILLAYCAGLRRSEIARLDLGDVDLRSGTITIRETKFYKTRILPLSGSVMTELRIYLDARQRAGAPQDPQSGLFWQNHFKGHHTPETVTTMITNVMRRAGFKPPSGRTGPRVHDLRHSMVVNRILQWYRIGINPQDRLHFLSTYLGHRDINSTLVYITVTQDLLQEASERFRAVGAPCLNGEALS is encoded by the coding sequence ATGAGCGCCTGGCACGATCCCGATCACACCGTTGTCGAGGACTTTCTCCGCACGTCCCGGTTCGGACAGAGAAGCAGCTACACTTACCGGTCTATCCTTCGCAGCTTCGAGGATGTTGCGCGCCGGCACTCAGCAGTGGATCGCCAGATGCTCGAGGACTGGCTGGGTGAAATGGCAACGCGGTGGAAATTGTCGACGCTGTTGAACCAAGTCTGCATCGTTGACCGCTTCCTCGACTATCTGGTCCAGAACGAGTTGATCCCCGGCAATCCCGTCGCAGAGCTTCGCAGGCAGCACAACATCAAACAGAACAAGCCGATCTGGCGGGCTCTTGCCTCCTCCAATCCCGACGAGGCACTCGCCGGGCTGTACCGGCCTGCGCCCTACGGCAGCGTTCTGGGCGGCGTCATGCGTGACCATGTCGCGCTGATGCGAAACCGGGGCTACCAATACGAAGCGCAAGCTCACTGGCTGCTGCGGTTCGACCGATTCCTGCAATCGCATCCGGAACTGGCCGACGAGTCGCTCGAGACGATGCTGTCCCATTGGGCGGCGGCCAAGTCCACCCGCAATCACGCGGCGGAATGCCAGAAGCTGGGACGCATCCTGACAAAGGCGCGACACCGGCTCGATCCGAACATCCCGCCGAAACGCTTCAACCCGCGACCGGAACGAGAGGTGGCGCGGGAGCACCGGCGACCGCATATCTTCAGCCCGGTCGACATCCGGCACATGCTCGATGTGGCCCGACGCTATCCGTCGCCGCATGCCCCGCTGCGGCCGAAGACCCTCTACACCATGATCCTGCTGGCCTATTGCGCCGGGCTTCGACGTAGTGAGATTGCGCGGCTCGATCTGGGCGACGTCGACCTTCGATCCGGCACGATCACGATCCGGGAAACGAAGTTCTACAAGACCAGGATCCTGCCGCTGTCGGGCAGCGTCATGACCGAATTACGCATCTATCTCGATGCGCGGCAGCGCGCTGGCGCTCCGCAGGACCCGCAATCGGGGCTGTTCTGGCAGAACCACTTCAAGGGGCATCACACCCCGGAGACGGTCACCACGATGATCACCAACGTCATGCGCCGCGCCGGGTTCAAGCCGCCCTCCGGGCGGACGGGGCCGCGTGTGCATGACCTGCGGCATTCGATGGTCGTGAACCGGATCCTTCAATGGTACCGGATCGGCATCAACCCGCAGGACCGGCTGCACTTCCTCTCGACCTATCTGGGTCACCGGGACATCAACTCCACGCTGGTCTACATCACCGTCACGCAGGATCTGCTGCAGGAAGCCAGCGAGCGGTTCCGCGCCGTCGGCGCCCCCTGCCTCAACGGGGAGGCACTGTCGTGA
- a CDS encoding site-specific integrase, producing the protein MLKSHDELIEELSQSLTEQNYNPVVVANHRLYARRFLDYLAERDMPVALVTPSQVDQYFRHAVHCFHSRYGRPPSSRWHGVPRTAICKLLRLAQGTWPPVAEIAPDTALRHAICREYGAWMRDERGLADETIDARLREARRFLDWYFGRRGADDLSAMAVRDIDHYMDMRAIGLRRISLAGSAAWLRSLLRYLHQSGRVPTDLSAQVIGPMLYAYEDIPSTLDRSQIDIVLEATRKDRSPRGLRDHAILQMLAIYGLRQSEICSLRLDDIDWRAESLRIRHTKTNSCSYMPLLTPVGDAVLDYLRLGRPQVESREVFIRSLAPYTRMTNLYGMVKRRLAAAGVTPVGKRGPHVFRHARAVELLRASVPQKIIGDVLGHRSTESTNAYLKLATEDLRAVALDVPGSEVLS; encoded by the coding sequence CGGCTCTATGCCCGCCGGTTCCTGGACTACCTGGCCGAGCGCGACATGCCGGTGGCGCTGGTAACGCCATCGCAGGTCGATCAGTATTTCCGCCACGCTGTCCATTGCTTTCATTCACGCTATGGCCGTCCGCCCAGTTCGCGTTGGCATGGGGTGCCTCGTACGGCGATCTGCAAGTTGCTCCGGCTGGCCCAAGGCACATGGCCACCGGTCGCCGAAATTGCGCCGGATACAGCGCTTCGGCATGCGATCTGCCGTGAATATGGCGCCTGGATGCGTGACGAGCGCGGGCTGGCAGATGAAACAATCGACGCACGGCTCCGGGAGGCGCGGCGCTTTCTGGACTGGTACTTCGGCCGCAGGGGCGCCGACGATCTCTCAGCAATGGCCGTGCGCGATATCGATCACTACATGGACATGCGCGCCATCGGGCTGCGACGGATATCGCTCGCGGGTTCTGCCGCATGGCTCCGTTCACTGCTGCGCTATCTCCATCAGTCAGGGCGAGTTCCGACCGATCTGAGTGCACAGGTCATCGGCCCCATGCTCTATGCCTACGAGGATATTCCCTCGACCCTGGACCGCAGCCAGATCGACATAGTTCTGGAGGCCACCAGAAAGGACAGGTCGCCGAGGGGGCTGCGCGACCATGCGATTCTGCAGATGCTCGCCATCTACGGGCTGCGTCAGAGCGAAATCTGCAGTCTCCGGCTCGACGACATCGACTGGCGCGCGGAATCCCTGCGCATCCGTCACACCAAGACCAACTCCTGTTCCTACATGCCACTACTGACGCCGGTCGGCGATGCGGTGCTCGACTATCTGCGCCTCGGGCGCCCGCAAGTCGAAAGCCGGGAAGTCTTCATCCGCTCCCTCGCGCCCTATACGCGGATGACGAACCTGTATGGCATGGTCAAAAGACGTCTGGCGGCAGCGGGCGTCACCCCGGTTGGGAAACGGGGGCCACATGTCTTCCGCCACGCGCGGGCGGTTGAACTACTACGGGCGTCGGTTCCGCAAAAGATCATCGGCGACGTGCTCGGGCACCGATCGACCGAGTCCACGAATGCCTATCTCAAACTTGCCACCGAAGATTTGCGGGCTGTGGCGCTCGACGTGCCCGGTTCGGAGGTGCTGTCATGA